A window of Mycobacteriales bacterium genomic DNA:
CGCCCTCGCCGGGGCCGAGCGTCTCGCGGATCTGGCCCTCGCAGAGCACGGCGATGGTCTGCGCGAGGATGCGGGTCGCCTCGGTGCCGAGGTCGGCGGTGATCTCCGACGCGCGGGCGAAGAGGAAGTCGCCGGTGAGGATGGCGACGGTGTTGTCCCAGCGCGAGTTCGCGGAACGCGTGCCGCGCCGCAGCGTGGCCTCGTCCATGACGTCGTCGTGGTACAGCGTCGACAGGTGGGTGAGCTCGATCGCGACGGCGGCGGGGACGACGCCGGGCGACGTCGGGTCGCCGAACTGCGAGGCGAGCAGGACGAGCAGCGGCCGGAACCGCTTGCCGCCCGCGTCGACGAGGTGCCGCGACGTCTCCGTGACGAACGGGTAGTTGCTCTTGACCGACTCGCGCAGCATCTCCTCGACGGCGTCCAGCCCGGACCGCACGGCGGCCTCGAGGACGGGGTCGTCGAAGACGACGCTGCGGCGGAGGTCCATGGTCAGCGCACGAACCCGCGCGCGGCGACGTCGGCGATGCGCACCATCTCGCCCGGCAGCACGCCGAGCAGCAACGTCACCATGACGGCGAGCCCGAGCGCGGCGGCGGCGGGCGCGCTCGGCAGCACGACCGTCGGCCCGTCCTCGGCCGGCTCCTGGAAGAACATCAGCACGACCACGCGCGCGTAGAAGAACGCCGCCACCGCCGAGGTCAGCACGCCGACGATGACGAGCGGCGTCGCCCGCCCCTCGACCGCCGCCTCGAAGACGCCGAACTTCGCGGTGAAGCCGCTCGTGAGGGGGATGCCGGCCAGCGCGAAGAGGAAGAACGCGAACACGCTCGCGACGACCGGCGACCGCCGGCCGAGGCCCTGCCACTGCGACAGGTGCGTGGCCTCGCCGTCGGCGTCGCGGACGAGCGTGACGACGCCGAACGCGCCGAGGACGGTGAAGCCGTACGCGAGCAGGTAGAACAGCACGCCGCGGAGGCCGACGTTGTTGGCGGCGGCGACGCCGGTGAGGATGAAGCCGGCGTGCGCGACGGACGAGTACGCGAGCATCCGCTTCACGTCCTGCTGCGTCACCGCGACCACCGCGCCGACGACCATGGTCAGGATCGCGACGACCCAGACGGCCGGCCGCCAGTCCCACACGACCTCGCCGCCGACGACGTAGAGGACGCGGACCAGCCCGCCGAACGCCGCGACCTTGGTGCCGGCGGCCATCAGCGCGGTGATCGGCGTCGGCGCGCCCTGGTAGACGTCCGGCGTCCACGAGTGGAACGGCACCGCGCCGACCTTGAACAGCAGCCCGACGCCGAGCAGCGCGAGGCCCGCGTAGAGCAGGGCGTCGTTGTTGCCGACCACGGTCGTGGCGTCGCGGATCGCGGCGAACGACACCGAGCCGGCGTAGCCGTAGAGCAGCGCGAGGCCGTAGAGGAAGAACGCCGAGGAGAACGCGCCGAGCAGGAAGTACTTGAGCGCACCCTCCTGGCTCACGATCTTGCGGCGCCGGGCGAGACCGGTGAGCAGGTACAGCGGCAGCGACAGGATCTCCAGCGCGACGAACAGCACGAGGAGGTTGGTCGCGGAGACGAACAGCATCATGCCGCCGACGGCGAACAGCGCCAGCGGGAACGACTCCGTCGGCAGGTCGCGCGCGACGGCGGCGTCCGGGTCGCTCGGGTTGCCGCGTTCGGCGAGGAGCAGCAACGCCGCGAGCGCGAGGACGGCGAGCGTCCCCTGGAGGAACAGCGCGGGGCCGTCGACGCTGACGACGCCGTCGGCGACGACCTTCGGCGAGTGCGCGGTCCAGAGCCGGACCGAGAACAGCAGCGCGGCGAGCAGGCCGACGACGGCGACGCCGAGCTGCGCCACGCGGCGGCGGGTCTCGGGCGCGAACGCCTCGACCAGCACGCCGACGGTCGCGGCGGCGAACACCGACAGCATCGGCGCGAGCTGGTACCACTCGACGTGCGGCGACGTGATCCGCTCGGGGTCCTGGAAGGCCAGGTGCAGCAGGCTCACTTCGTGCTCCCGATCCCGACCTCGGCGTCGGCGCCGGTGAGGTTGGCCAGCGACGGTGCGGGCTCGTGCCGCCCGACCCGGTCGAGCACCCGGTCGACGGACGGCGCGACCAGGTCGAGCACCGGGCGCGGGTAGACGCCGAGCGCGACGATCATCGCGAGCACCGGGGCGATGACGACCTTCTCGCGCAGCGACAGGTCGGGCATCGTCTTGTTCGCCTCGACGGTGACCGGGCCGGTCATCGTGCGCTGGTAGGCGATGAGGATGTAGAGCGCGGCGAGCACGATGCCGAGCGTGGCGAGGACGCCGAGCACCCGGTGCCGCCCGAACGTGCCGAGCAGCACGAGGAACTCCGAGACGAAGCCGTTCAGCCCGGGCAGCGCGAGCGACGACAGGCCGGCCACGAGGAACGACGCGGCGAGCACCGGCGCGACCGACTGGATGCCGCCGTACTCCTCGATCAGCCGGGTGTGCCGGCGTTCGTAGAGGAAGCCGATGACGAGGAACAGCGCGCCGGTGGAGAGGCCGTGGTTGACCATGTAGAGCACGCCGCCGGTGCCGGCCTGCCGGGAGAACGCGAAGATGCCGAGCACGATGAAGCCGAGGTGCGCGACCGACGTGTAGGCGACGAGCCGCTTGACGTCCTTCTGTGCCATCGCGACCAGCGATCCGTACAGGATGCCGACGACGCCGAGCACCATCATCGTCGTGGCGAAGTAGCGCGCGGCCGACGGGAACAGCGGGATCGCGTAGCGCAGGAACCCGAACGTCCCGATCTTCAGCATGACGGCGGCCAGCACGACCGAGCCGCCGGTCGGCGCCTCGGTGTGCGCGTCGGGCAGCCAGGTGTGGAACGGGAACACCGGCACCTTGACCGCGAACGCCACGAAGAAGCCGAGGAACAGCCACTTCGCGGTGCCGGTGGAGATGGTGAGGTGCAGCAGCTTCTCGTAGTCGAACGTCCCGTGCGCGCCCGCGCCGATCGCGCCGGACTGCTTCCGGGAGAGGAAGTAGAGGCCGAGGATCGACGTCAGCATGAGCAGGCCGGCGAGCAGCGTGTAGAGGAAGAACTTCACCGCCGCGTAGACCCGGCGCTCGCCGCCGTAGACGCCGATGAGGAAGTACATCGGGACGAGCATCGCCTCGAAGAAGACGTAGAACAGGAACAGGTCGAGCGCGCAGAACACGCCGACCATCGCCGTCTCCAGCGCGAGGAACAGCGCGAAGTACGTCTTGACGCGCGACTCCTGCCGCCACGACGCGAGCAGCACGATCGGCGTGAGGAACGTCGTGAGCAGCACCATCGCGAGCGCGATGCCGTCGACGCCCACCTTGTACCGGATGCCGAACTGCGCGATCCAGGCGTGGTCCTCGACGAGCTGGAACGCCTTGGCCGAGTGCGAGTGGTACTGCGCGGCGGCCGCGACGCTGAGCGCGAACGTCACGAGGGACGCGACGAGCGCGACGCGCTTGGCGGTCTCGTCGCGGTCGCGCGGCGTCGCGGCGACGGCGATGGCGCCGATCGCGGGGACCGCTTCGAGGGCGGTGATCCAGGGGGTCACAGGACGGTCACCGCCACGAACACCGCGACGAGCAGGGCCGCGCCGCCGGCGATGCCGAGCGCGTACGACCGGACGTAGCCGGTCTGCACCCGGCGCAGCCGGCCGGACGTGCCGCCCATGAGCGCGGCGGCGCCGTTGACCACGCCGTCGATGCCGCGGCCGTCGAAGAACACCAGCGCGCGGGCGAGGTACTGGCCGGGGCGCATGAACACCGACTCGTACACGGTGTCGAAGTAGAGCCGCTTGCGCGCCCACAGCACCGGCCCGGCGACGACCTCGGGCGCGGTCCGCTCGACCGGGCGGTCGAGGTAGAGCACCTTCGCGGTGTAGGCGCCGATCGCGACGACGAGCAGCGTGACGACGGTCAGCAGGTACGGGCTGACCTTCGAGTGCGGCGACTCGGTCGCGCCGAACACCGGCTCCAGCCAGCGGGTCAGCGCGCCCTCGCGGGTGACGTTGAGGACGAAGCCGCCGACGAGCGACAGCGCCGCGAGGATCATCAGCGGCACGGTCATGACCGACGGCGACTCGTGCGGGTGGACGTCCTTGTCGACTCGCGACGGGCCCCAGAACGTCAGGCACATCAGCCGGGTCATGTAGAACGCCGTGATGCCCGCGCCGAGCAGCGCGAGGAACCAGAGCACGTAGTCGCCCTTCACGAACGCCGACTCGAGGATCTGGTCCTTCGACCAGAAGCCGGCGAACGGCACCATGCCGATGATGGCGAGCCAGCCGAACAGGAACGTCCAGTACGTCGTCGGCATCGACTTCCGCAGGTTGCCCATGCGGCGCATGTCGGTCTCGTCGTGCAGGCCGTGCATGACCGAGCCGGCGCCCATGAACATCAGCGCCTTGAAGAAGCCGTGCGTGAGCAGGTGGAAGATGCCGACGGCGTACGCGCCGGGGCCGAGCCCGACGCCGATGAACATGTAGCCGATCTGGCTGATGGTCGAGTAGGCCAGGACCTTCTTGATGTCGTCCTGCACGCAGGCGATGACGCCGCCGATCAGCACGGTGATGACGCCGACGGTGGTGACGAGCGCGAGCGCGAGCTTGGACTGCTCGAACAGCGGGTGGGTGCGCGCGATGAGGTAGACGCCGGCGGTGACCATCGTCGCGGCGTGGATCAGCGCGCTCGCGGGCGTCGGGCCCTCCATCGCGTCCGGCAGCCAGACGTGCAGCGGGAACTGCGCCGACTTCGCGCAGGCGCCGAGCAGCAGCAGCAGGCAGATGCCGGTGGCCGTGCCGGTCGAGAGCGCGGAGGCGTTGGCGAACACGCGGTCGAACGACACCGTCCCGAACGTCGCGAAGATCAGCACGACGGCGATGGAGAGGCCGACGTCGCCGACGCGGTTGGTGACGAACGCCTTCTTGGCCGCCGTCGCCGCGGAGTCCTTGTGGTGCCAGAACCCGATGAGCAGGTACGACGAGACGCCGACCAGCTCCCAGCCGACGTAGAGCGCGACGAAGTTGGAGCCGAGGACGAGCAGCAGCATCGACGCGAGGAAGAGGTTCAGGTACGCGAAGAACCGCCGCCGGTCGCGGTCGTGCTCCATGTAGCCGATCGAGTAGACGTGCACCAGCGTGCCGACGCCGGTGACGAGCAGCACGAACGCCGCGGAGAGCTGGTCGAGGAACAGGTCCGCCTGGACGCGCAGCCCGCCCGCGGGCACGTAGGTGAACAGGTGCCGGACCACCGACCGCGACTCCGGGTCGAACGACGCGAGCCGCAGGAACGACAGCAGGCCGATGACGAACGTCAGCCCGGCGATGCCGGTAGCGAGCAGGTGGCCCCAGTGGTCGGTGCGCCGCCCGCCGAGCAGCAGCACCGCCGCGCCGGCCAGCGGCAGCGCGACGAGCAGCCACAGCAGCGAGTGGATGCCGGTCGCCGCGGCCGTCGCGTTCTCCATCGCCAGGGTCACCACTTCAGCAGGCTCGCGTCGTCGACCGAGGCGGACCGCCTCGTGCGGAAGATGCTCACGATGATCGCCAGCCCGACGACGACCTCGGCGGCCGCCACGACCATGACGAAGAACGCGAGCACCTGGCCGTCCAGGCGGCCGTTCATGCGGGAGAACGTCACGAGCGTCAGGTTGACGGCGTTGAGCATGAGCTCGACGCACATGAACACGACGATCGCGTTGCGCCGTACCAGCACCCCGACCGTGCCGACGCTGAACAGCATCGCGGCGAGGAACAGGTAGTAGACCGGGTTCACGCCGTGGCTCCCATGTCTCGGCCGTCGCGAGCGAGTGCCAGGGTGGTGCATCGCGAGGCGGAGGAGGAGCGCGCAGTGGTGCTGCGCGCGACGACGACAACGTGGCGAGGCGCCGCGCCGGCGCTCGCGTAGTAGGCCGGAGGCATGGGAGCCACGGCGTTCATGCGTCACCGCCCCAGTGCTCGACGCGCGGGACCGCGCTGCCGGGGGCGGGCGAGCCGTCCGGGAGCAGCGCGGCGTGCGTCGTGTCGTCGGTCCCGTGGAAGACGCCGGGGCCGGGCAGCGGCGTCGGGTGCGTGCCGGCGAACCGCGCGATCGACTGCTCGCGCTGGCTCGGCAGCTTCGCGCGCTGCTTGTGCGCCAGCACCATCGCGCCGAGCGCCGCGACGATGAGCAGCGCCGAGGTCATCTCGAACGCCAGCAGGTACGAGTCGGCACCCCGGTCGGCGGCGCCGTAGAGCAGCCGGGCGATGGCGAGGACGTTGCCGCCGGAGTTGGCCTCCTCGACGCCGACCGACGGCGTCTTCAGCAGCGCGTGGCCGATGCCGCCGACGAGCACGCCGCCGAGGCCGAGGCCGACGACGATCGCGGCGATGCGCTGGCCGCGCAGCGTCTCGCGTAACGACTCGTTCGCGTCGAAGCCGATGAGCATGAGGACGAACAGGAACAGCACCATGATCGCGCCGGCGTAGACGATGACCTGGACGGCGGCGAGGAACGGCGCCCCCTGCGCGGCGTAGAACACCGCGAGGCAGAAGAAGTCGAGCACGAGCAGCAACGCCGCGTGGACGGCGTTGCGGGAGAGCACCATGGCGATCGCGCTGCCGAGCGCGACGGGCGCGAGGATCCAGAACGCCACGGCCTCGGCGACGGGCGTGTGCGTCGTCGGGTCCGCCTGGGCGAGGAGCGTCAGGTCCATCAGTCGTGGGCGCTCTCGTGCGAGGCCGGCAGCAGCGTGCCGTCGGCGGTGCGGGTCGCCTCGCGGCGCTCCGGCCCGTAGTACGCCTTCTCGTCGCCGAGCCGCATCGGGTGCGGCGGCTGCTCCATGCCGGCGAGCAGCGGGGCGAGCAGCTGCTCCTTGGTGAAGATGAGGTCCTCGCGGCTGTCGTCGGCGAGCTCGTACTCGTTGGTCATCGTCAGCGCGCGGGTCGGGCACGCCTCGATGCAGAGGCCGCAGAAGATGCAGCGCAGGTAGTTGATCTGGTACACGGCGCCGTACCGTTCGCCGGGCGAGAAGCGGGCCGCCTCGGTGTTGTCGGCGCCCTCGACGAAGATGGCGTCGGCCGGGCAGGCCCAGGCGCAGAGCTCGCAGCCGACGCACTTCTCCAGGCCGTCGGCGTGCCGGTTGAGCTGGTGGCGGCCGTGGAAGCGCGCCTGCGTCTGCTCCTTGACCTCCGGGTACTGCACGGTGTTGACCCGGCGGAACATCGTCTTGAACGTCAGGCCGAAGCCCTTGAGGGCGTCAAACACGCGCGCGGCCCTCCTTCTTCGACTCCGAGCCCCACGGCAGGAGCGCGATGATCGCGACCAGCACGAAGCCGGCCACGAGGGCGGTCAGGAGCTGGTGGCGGTCCAGCTCGTTGACGGCGGTG
This region includes:
- the nuoN gene encoding NADH-quinone oxidoreductase subunit NuoN produces the protein MSLLHLAFQDPERITSPHVEWYQLAPMLSVFAAATVGVLVEAFAPETRRRVAQLGVAVVGLLAALLFSVRLWTAHSPKVVADGVVSVDGPALFLQGTLAVLALAALLLLAERGNPSDPDAAVARDLPTESFPLALFAVGGMMLFVSATNLLVLFVALEILSLPLYLLTGLARRRKIVSQEGALKYFLLGAFSSAFFLYGLALLYGYAGSVSFAAIRDATTVVGNNDALLYAGLALLGVGLLFKVGAVPFHSWTPDVYQGAPTPITALMAAGTKVAAFGGLVRVLYVVGGEVVWDWRPAVWVVAILTMVVGAVVAVTQQDVKRMLAYSSVAHAGFILTGVAAANNVGLRGVLFYLLAYGFTVLGAFGVVTLVRDADGEATHLSQWQGLGRRSPVVASVFAFFLFALAGIPLTSGFTAKFGVFEAAVEGRATPLVIVGVLTSAVAAFFYARVVVLMFFQEPAEDGPTVVLPSAPAAAALGLAVMVTLLLGVLPGEMVRIADVAARGFVR
- a CDS encoding NADH-quinone oxidoreductase subunit M; this translates as MTPWITALEAVPAIGAIAVAATPRDRDETAKRVALVASLVTFALSVAAAAQYHSHSAKAFQLVEDHAWIAQFGIRYKVGVDGIALAMVLLTTFLTPIVLLASWRQESRVKTYFALFLALETAMVGVFCALDLFLFYVFFEAMLVPMYFLIGVYGGERRVYAAVKFFLYTLLAGLLMLTSILGLYFLSRKQSGAIGAGAHGTFDYEKLLHLTISTGTAKWLFLGFFVAFAVKVPVFPFHTWLPDAHTEAPTGGSVVLAAVMLKIGTFGFLRYAIPLFPSAARYFATTMMVLGVVGILYGSLVAMAQKDVKRLVAYTSVAHLGFIVLGIFAFSRQAGTGGVLYMVNHGLSTGALFLVIGFLYERRHTRLIEEYGGIQSVAPVLAASFLVAGLSSLALPGLNGFVSEFLVLLGTFGRHRVLGVLATLGIVLAALYILIAYQRTMTGPVTVEANKTMPDLSLREKVVIAPVLAMIVALGVYPRPVLDLVAPSVDRVLDRVGRHEPAPSLANLTGADAEVGIGSTK
- the nuoL gene encoding NADH-quinone oxidoreductase subunit L, which produces MENATAAATGIHSLLWLLVALPLAGAAVLLLGGRRTDHWGHLLATGIAGLTFVIGLLSFLRLASFDPESRSVVRHLFTYVPAGGLRVQADLFLDQLSAAFVLLVTGVGTLVHVYSIGYMEHDRDRRRFFAYLNLFLASMLLLVLGSNFVALYVGWELVGVSSYLLIGFWHHKDSAATAAKKAFVTNRVGDVGLSIAVVLIFATFGTVSFDRVFANASALSTGTATGICLLLLLGACAKSAQFPLHVWLPDAMEGPTPASALIHAATMVTAGVYLIARTHPLFEQSKLALALVTTVGVITVLIGGVIACVQDDIKKVLAYSTISQIGYMFIGVGLGPGAYAVGIFHLLTHGFFKALMFMGAGSVMHGLHDETDMRRMGNLRKSMPTTYWTFLFGWLAIIGMVPFAGFWSKDQILESAFVKGDYVLWFLALLGAGITAFYMTRLMCLTFWGPSRVDKDVHPHESPSVMTVPLMILAALSLVGGFVLNVTREGALTRWLEPVFGATESPHSKVSPYLLTVVTLLVVAIGAYTAKVLYLDRPVERTAPEVVAGPVLWARKRLYFDTVYESVFMRPGQYLARALVFFDGRGIDGVVNGAAALMGGTSGRLRRVQTGYVRSYALGIAGGAALLVAVFVAVTVL
- the nuoK gene encoding NADH-quinone oxidoreductase subunit NuoK, with protein sequence MNPVYYLFLAAMLFSVGTVGVLVRRNAIVVFMCVELMLNAVNLTLVTFSRMNGRLDGQVLAFFVMVVAAAEVVVGLAIIVSIFRTRRSASVDDASLLKW
- a CDS encoding NADH-quinone oxidoreductase subunit J, which produces MDLTLLAQADPTTHTPVAEAVAFWILAPVALGSAIAMVLSRNAVHAALLLVLDFFCLAVFYAAQGAPFLAAVQVIVYAGAIMVLFLFVLMLIGFDANESLRETLRGQRIAAIVVGLGLGGVLVGGIGHALLKTPSVGVEEANSGGNVLAIARLLYGAADRGADSYLLAFEMTSALLIVAALGAMVLAHKQRAKLPSQREQSIARFAGTHPTPLPGPGVFHGTDDTTHAALLPDGSPAPGSAVPRVEHWGGDA
- the nuoI gene encoding NADH-quinone oxidoreductase subunit NuoI; translation: MFDALKGFGLTFKTMFRRVNTVQYPEVKEQTQARFHGRHQLNRHADGLEKCVGCELCAWACPADAIFVEGADNTEAARFSPGERYGAVYQINYLRCIFCGLCIEACPTRALTMTNEYELADDSREDLIFTKEQLLAPLLAGMEQPPHPMRLGDEKAYYGPERREATRTADGTLLPASHESAHD